CGGCTCCGCTCCCCGCGAGGCGAGTCCAACGCGTGTTCGACAAGAGCGCGCGCAGCGACCGTATCCAGGAGCTTGCCCGGCTCGGCCGCCTGAGGGAGGCCAGGGAGGTGTTCGACACCATGCCACGCCGCAGCATCTTCGACTGGAACACCATGATCTCCGCCTACTGCAGCAGCGGAATGCTCGAGGACGCGAGAGACCTCGCGGACGCCATCTCCGGAGGGAACGTGCGCACGAGCACCATCCTGCTGTCAGGCTACGCCCGCCTCGGCCGCGTGCTCGACGCTCGCAGGGTGTTTGACGGAATGCTCGAGCGGAACGTCATCGCGTGGAACGCCATGGTCAGCTGCTATGTGCGGAACGGGGATATCACCATGGCGCGCAGGCTGTTCGATTCGATGCCGAGCAGGGATGTCAGTTCGTGGAACTCGATGCTCACTGGGTACTGCCACAGCCGGCAGATGGTGGATGCATGGCGTCTGTTCGAACATATGCCAGAGCGCAACCTGGTTTCTTGGACGGTCATGATTTCTGGGTATGCTAGAACCGAGCAGCATCGCAAGGCTTGGGACATCTTCCGCATGATGCACCGTGAAGGTTTGTCGCCAGACCAGTCCAACTTTGCGTCCGTGCTTTTAGCTGTGGTGGGTCTTCGGGATCTTGCTGTTCTAGAGGGTCTCCGCCCTCTAGCCCTCAAGACAGGCTTTGAGGGTGATGTGGTCGTTGGGACATCGATGCTAAATGCATATACTAGGGATGCACTTGACGTTGCGATCAAGTTCTTTGAGGGTATGCCAGAGAGGAATGAGTACACATGGTCAACCATGATCGCTGCACTATCTTATGATGGTCGAATCGATGCTGCCATTGCAGTCTACAAGAGAGACCCTGTAAAACCCATTCCATGTCAAACCGCGCTGCTCACAGGTTTAGCTCGATCTGGAAGGATTACTGATGCAAGGATTTTATTTGAGCAGATTCCAGATCCTGGTGTTGTGTCCTGGAACGCCATGATTACTGGCTATATGCAGAATAAAATGGTTGATGAGGCAAAGGAGTTGTTCGATAGGATGCCTTTTAGGAACACGATATCTTGGGCTGGAATGATTGCAGGGTATGCACAGAATGGAAGGAGTGAAGAAGCTTTGGATTTGCTCCAAGCGCTCCACAGGAATGGGATGTTACCTAGTCTATCAAGTTTGACTAGTAGCTTCTTCGCTTGTTCAAACATTGGAGTTCTTGAGACAGGAAGACAGGTGCATTCACTTGCTGTTAAGGCCGGCTGCCAGTTCAGTAGCTATGTATGTAATGCTCTCGTTACTATGTATGGTAAGTGCGGAAACTTGGAGTATGTGAGACAAGTCTTTGATGGAATGAAAGTGAAAGACACCGTGTCTTGGAACTCCTTTATTTCGGCACTTGTACACAATAATATGATGGAGGATGCAAGACATGTATTTGACAACATGCTTAGTCGGGATGTTGTCTCTTGGACCACGATGATATCTGCATATGCACAGGCTGAACGGGGAGATGAAGCAGTGGAGTTTTTCAAA
This Lolium perenne isolate Kyuss_39 chromosome 1, Kyuss_2.0, whole genome shotgun sequence DNA region includes the following protein-coding sequences:
- the LOC127326474 gene encoding pentatricopeptide repeat-containing protein At4g14050, mitochondrial, producing MLFPTQWSRPTSRYLLLRRHLAAAAAAAAKAAPLPARRVQRVFDKSARSDRIQELARLGRLREAREVFDTMPRRSIFDWNTMISAYCSSGMLEDARDLADAISGGNVRTSTILLSGYARLGRVLDARRVFDGMLERNVIAWNAMVSCYVRNGDITMARRLFDSMPSRDVSSWNSMLTGYCHSRQMVDAWRLFEHMPERNLVSWTVMISGYARTEQHRKAWDIFRMMHREGLSPDQSNFASVLLAVVGLRDLAVLEGLRPLALKTGFEGDVVVGTSMLNAYTRDALDVAIKFFEGMPERNEYTWSTMIAALSYDGRIDAAIAVYKRDPVKPIPCQTALLTGLARSGRITDARILFEQIPDPGVVSWNAMITGYMQNKMVDEAKELFDRMPFRNTISWAGMIAGYAQNGRSEEALDLLQALHRNGMLPSLSSLTSSFFACSNIGVLETGRQVHSLAVKAGCQFSSYVCNALVTMYGKCGNLEYVRQVFDGMKVKDTVSWNSFISALVHNNMMEDARHVFDNMLSRDVVSWTTMISAYAQAERGDEAVEFFKTMLHEHELPNSQILTILISVCGSVGASKLGQQIHTVAIKHGMDSELIVANALMSMYFKCGSADSHKVFYSMEERDIFTWNTFITGCAQHGLGRQAINMYKHMESARVLPNEVTFVGLLNACSHAGLVDEGWQFFKSMSRDYGITPLLEHYACMVDLLGRTGDVQGAEQFIYDMPIEPDAVIWSALLGACKIHKNAEIGRRAAEKLFATEPSNAGNYVMLSNIYSSLGMWVEVAEVRRIMKQQGVTKEPGCSWMQIRNKVHSFITGDKQHEQIKEIESTLRDLYTLLRTTGYVPDTGFVLHDIDEEQKQSSLLYHSEKLAFAYGLLVTPKGMPIQIMKNLRICGDCHTFFKFVSHVTKRHIDIRDGNRFHHFRNGSCSCGDFW